From a region of the Neodiprion fabricii isolate iyNeoFabr1 chromosome 7, iyNeoFabr1.1, whole genome shotgun sequence genome:
- the LOC124186632 gene encoding DNA damage-regulated autophagy modulator protein 2 isoform X2 — protein MEIEKTLENLHYVPIFLFILIPTTFIATYIIAVTLGHVEAGFPYISDTATYPPESCIFAQIINMAAATMCVVIYIRYSHTKELSSSYQFNASLPKWNRAALILGLLTCLGLSMVANFQETNVIVVHLIGALVCFGCGTAYFWTQVVCSYYLHPLGCSIKIAHLRLSLVVSCTILFIIGTVTAVLARLNYHGNNPRKWYKADGGWELHMASTVAEWLCAGCFCVYILTFTDEFRGVQLKRPKILFKPCRLRTSNEVLNESQDEVPQPKPPTTII, from the exons ATGGAGATCGAAAAGACCCTCGAGAATCTTCACTACGTTCCGATATTCTTGTTCATCCTCATACCGACGACCTTCATCGCCAC ATACATCATTGCCGTTACGTTGGGACACGTGGAGGCGGGATTCCCTTATATTTCAGACACGGCGACTTACCCGCCGGAAAGTTGCATCTTTGctcaaataataaatatggCAGCTGCGACAA TGTGCGTCGTTATCTACATACGGTATTCTCACACCAAGGAACTCTCGAGCTCCTACCAGTTCAACGCTTCGCTGCCAAAGTGGAACAGGGCTGCTCTGATCCTCGGCCTCCTGACGTGCCTGGGATTGTCCATGGTCGCAAACTTCCAGGAGACCAATGTCATTGTCGTTCATCTGATCGGAGCGCTAGTCTGCTTCGGATGTGGAACGGCCTACTTTTGGACCCAG gTAGTCTGCTCCTACTATCTACATCCATTGGGCTGCTCGATAAAGATTGCGCATCTTCGTTTGTCCCTGGTAGTCTCATGTACAATCTTGTTCATCATCGGCACCGTTACTGCGGTGTTGGCCCGTCTGAACTATCACG GTAACAATCCCAGGAAGTGGTACAAGGCAGATGGCGGTTGGGAACTGCACATGGCAAGCACGGTTGCCGAATGGCTGTGTGCCGGATGCTTCTGCGTCTACATCCTTACCTTCACCGACGAGTTTCGAGGCGTTCAGCTGAAACGACCGAAG ATACTGTTTAAACCGTGTCGCCTGAGGACCAGCAACGAGGTATTGAACGAGAGCCAGGACGAGGTGCCACAGCCGAAACCGCCAACGACGATCATTTGA
- the LOC124186632 gene encoding DNA damage-regulated autophagy modulator protein 2 isoform X1, which produces MEIEKTLENLHYVPIFLFILIPTTFIATYIIAVTLGHVEAGFPYISDTATYPPESCIFAQIINMAAATMCVVIYIRYSHTKELSSSYQFNASLPKWNRAALILGLLTCLGLSMVANFQETNVIVVHLIGALVCFGCGTAYFWTQVSLDLIKVVCSYYLHPLGCSIKIAHLRLSLVVSCTILFIIGTVTAVLARLNYHGNNPRKWYKADGGWELHMASTVAEWLCAGCFCVYILTFTDEFRGVQLKRPKILFKPCRLRTSNEVLNESQDEVPQPKPPTTII; this is translated from the exons ATGGAGATCGAAAAGACCCTCGAGAATCTTCACTACGTTCCGATATTCTTGTTCATCCTCATACCGACGACCTTCATCGCCAC ATACATCATTGCCGTTACGTTGGGACACGTGGAGGCGGGATTCCCTTATATTTCAGACACGGCGACTTACCCGCCGGAAAGTTGCATCTTTGctcaaataataaatatggCAGCTGCGACAA TGTGCGTCGTTATCTACATACGGTATTCTCACACCAAGGAACTCTCGAGCTCCTACCAGTTCAACGCTTCGCTGCCAAAGTGGAACAGGGCTGCTCTGATCCTCGGCCTCCTGACGTGCCTGGGATTGTCCATGGTCGCAAACTTCCAGGAGACCAATGTCATTGTCGTTCATCTGATCGGAGCGCTAGTCTGCTTCGGATGTGGAACGGCCTACTTTTGGACCCAGGTAAGCCTCGACTTGATCAAG gTAGTCTGCTCCTACTATCTACATCCATTGGGCTGCTCGATAAAGATTGCGCATCTTCGTTTGTCCCTGGTAGTCTCATGTACAATCTTGTTCATCATCGGCACCGTTACTGCGGTGTTGGCCCGTCTGAACTATCACG GTAACAATCCCAGGAAGTGGTACAAGGCAGATGGCGGTTGGGAACTGCACATGGCAAGCACGGTTGCCGAATGGCTGTGTGCCGGATGCTTCTGCGTCTACATCCTTACCTTCACCGACGAGTTTCGAGGCGTTCAGCTGAAACGACCGAAG ATACTGTTTAAACCGTGTCGCCTGAGGACCAGCAACGAGGTATTGAACGAGAGCCAGGACGAGGTGCCACAGCCGAAACCGCCAACGACGATCATTTGA
- the LOC124186633 gene encoding DNA damage-regulated autophagy modulator protein 2-like, whose amino-acid sequence MPYESLHVLPLSLFILIPVTFMITYTISVQWGHVVPGFPYISETGTLSPESCIFAQLLNIAAFLLACFVYIRHRQVEQWRIERGDNSVNRSTVLLTAWSGFLSCLGLDILANFQEARVVAAHMTGAMTCFTAGTLYFVLQTYLSQKMVNALNGQTIVWVRGALSALTVILTIVVVIPGYISTLEFKGSDYKKWQPEDGGWEWHVTSVAAEWMLAIVFCAFLVTFVPEFRLINFEAPEVTVTYLDNERRNSKLSETQETTIQEV is encoded by the exons ATGCCGTACGAATCCTTGCATGTGCTGCCTTTGAGTCTCTTCATCCTGATCCCGGTCACGTTCATGATCAC TTATACTATATCAGTACAATGGGGTCACGTGGTGCCCGGTTTCCCTTACATATCAGAAACCGGTACATTGTCACCCGAGTCCTGCATATTCGCGCAGCTCCTGAACATAGCAGCGTTCCTGC TTGCCTGCTTCGTCTACATCAGGCATCGACAGGTAGAACAGTGGCGAATTGAACGGGGCGACAACTCCGTGAATCGCTCGACGGTTCTGCTGACGGCATGGAGTGGTTTTCTGTCGTGCTTGGGCCTCGACATCCTGGCGAACTTCCAGGAGGCCCGAGTTGTTGCAGCCCACATGACCGGCGCGATGACGTGCTTCACGGCTGGGACCCTTTACTTCGTTCTCCAG ACTTACTTGAGCCAGAAGATGGTCAACGCGTTGAATGGTCAGACCATTGTCTGGGTTCGCGGTGCACTCTCGGCTCTCACAGTAATTCTCACAATCGTAGTCGTCATTCCTGGCTACATATCGACGCTGGAGTTCAAAG GATCCGACTACAAGAAGTGGCAGCCTGAGGATGGCGGGTGGGAATGGCACGTGACCAGCGTTGCTGCCGAATGGATGCTGGCCATCGTATTCTGCGCATTTTTGGTTACCTTCGTTCCAGAGTTTcggttgataaattttgaggCACCCGAAGTCACT GTGACTTACCTGGACAATGAAAGACGAAACTCGAAACTGTCCGAGACGCAGGAAACTACGATACAAGAAGTATAA